CGTAGTCGCGAGGCACACTGGTTCCGGAGAAGCTGGGGTAGCGAACTTTGGATAACAGACCGTGGAGGGCATGACCAAATTCGTGGAATAGTGTTGTGACTTCGTCCACGCTGAGGAGGGGATTATTGTCTTCGGTTTGGTTGAGCCCCATCACGTTGACGATCACGGGTTTAGTTCCCAGTAACTCAGACTGTTCTACGAAACTGCTCATCCACGCCCCGCCTCGTTTGGAAGGGCGGGCGAAGTAGTCACCCAAGAAAAGACCAATCCCGGTGCCGTCGGCGTCGAGAACTTCCCACACCTCTACCCCTTCGGCGTAGCCGGGAAGATCTGGGCGAGGTTTGAGTTCTATTCCATATAGCCGATGAGCGGCGCGGAAAACCCCATCATAAAGCACTTGCTGAAGAGGAAAGTATTCACGTAATTCTGCGGTATCGAGTTGATAGTCACGCTGCTTGACTACGTTCGAAAAATACGGACGATCCGCGGCTGAGATTTTCTCTACTCCGGCTGCTTCGGCAATCAGCTTATCTTCTGCCGCTGCATTAGCCGCGGCGGTGGGAGCGAGGTCATAGAGTAAATCCCGCACCTTGTCTACCGTTGCGGTTTCTTCCTCAATAACATATTCAGCATGGCTGCTATAGCCTAAAAGTCGAGCTCGCTCAGCTCGTAGCTGAACCATCTCCACCGCTAAAGCAGGATTTTGTTCCGCTCCCCGCCGTGCCGCAGCCTGGTGCACGATCTGCCGCATATCAGCATCATCTAGCTGCGCTAGAGAAGACTGCACAGTAGGCAGTTCCAGCGGAATAACCCATCCGTCTTTCCCGCTTTTCTGGGCATAGTCACGGGCAGCTTCCTTATCTGCCGCACTAAATCCAGCTAACTTCTCTTCCTCCGTTACCTGCACAGCAAATTTTTGTGTGTCAGCCAGCACATTACGACCAAAGTTTTCGCTCAGGGTAGAGAGTCGTTGGTTAATTCTGCGCAAGCGCTCTTGAGCGTTCTCGTCCAGATCTGCCCCAGCCCGTCGGAATTGGCGAAGATAGAAATCATAGAGCCGCTGGGATTCTTCATCTTTGGGGGCCTGGCATTGCTTTACCCGCTGATATAACTGGCTATTTTGATAAATCTCGTCCACATGTGCCGCGAGCTTAGGGCTTATGTCTTCAGCAATAGCGTCGGTATTCTCATCCGAATCTGTTCCTTGGAGGTTGAAAAACACCGCACTTACTCGGTGCAGATCACGGCCGCTACGCTCTAGCGCCTCCACGGTATTTTCCCAGGTTGGTTCGGGTTGGGCCAGGATGTCAGCAATTTCTTCACGATGGCGACGGAAAGCTTCCGCAAATGCACTGCGAAAATGATCCGTACAGATGCAACGGAAATCAGGAAACTGATAGTCCATGCCGGAAGGCTTTAATAAGGGGTTGTTCTCCACGTTTGCTGTCATGATTGTTGATCGTAGCGTTAGGCTGGTTGCCATGAAGCAGGTCACGGTCTCTTGCCCCCAAGGCCACATTCAAGGAATCGAATATGACGAGGGTATCCGGGTTTTCCACTCTATTCCCTACCTCGATATCCCGGGCCCCTTTTATGACTCCCAGTTACGCCTTCACACCCAACGGCTTTCTCAACCCGTTTTTGATTGCACCTCAGCTCACCCCGAACAGCCTGCACTAAGTATTGTCACCCCAGCCCATCTTCGCCCAGGAAGCGACGCCCCCGTCATCGCCTATATCCACGGTGGTGCTTATATCCACGGCTCTCATGCTGATCCTGAATCCGATGCTGTTCGCTTAGCTCAACAAGGCTATGTCTGCGTCAACCTCGGGTATCGTCTCGGCGCCGCAGGCTTTAGCCAATTCCATGATGACTTTTTCTCCCACTACCGCGGAATCAACGATTGTCTCCTCGGCCTGGAGTGGATTCAACGCTGCATCGAATCTTTCGGTGGCGATCCCACCTCCGTCACCCTCATGGGGCAGTCTGCGGGAGGAGGAATTGTCCTATGGCTCATGCGCCGTGATCAATTTCGGGGCGGATTTCGACAGGCTATCGCATTATCTCCCTCCTTCCCACGAGTTCCCGGCTGGAAACGTCGAACTTCCTTAAGAAGTGCGCTTTTCTGTCCCTTGACTCGCTCCCATCTCAATGATTTAGCTACGCGCAAACCTCGGGCCTTCACCCGTGGCCAGCAACGTTATGCTCGTCTTCACCCCACTGATGTACCTTTTGGACCTTTTCCTTGTGATTCCCAGGAGTGGGATCCTTCCATCCCAGTACTCCTCAGCTGTACCGATGCCGAGTTCTGGGATTATCCCTTTGCCCAGCGAGTAGACCCGTCACCGTGGTCTAGCCCCATAGCAACAATGATGCTTCGCCATTTTGGGGTCCCCGCATCCCAACGTCAACCCTATTTTTCCCAGCTACCCGCCGAACACCGGGTAGGAACAGTCATTAGCGACGCCATCATTCGCCGCTGGGTCGCCGAATGCGCGGCCTCATCCCCCTCCCCCACCTGGGTAATGCAGCACCGCAGCCAACCAGACATCGGCAAAGTTGCGACCCACTGCGCAGATTTAGATTGGATTTTTCACGCTACGTCCCCGAACTGGATCAGACGCACCCTGGACTATTTTATCCACCATCATGAGTTGAACTGGCCGCGTTATGAGCACCAGGGTTCTCGCACGGTAGTAGAGATCTTTGGGTCTGGAACTGACTCGGCTGAAAAGATGCTCACTCATGATCCCTTAGCCCACATCCGGGAGGCCTTCCCACCCACCCGGTAAAGTCGGTCCCATGACCCAAAGCGCTTATCTTGGAGACAACAACCAACCTAAGCCTGCCAAGGCTGCCCCGAGGCCCGATGTTGATGAGGAAGGCTACCTCGTCGAACATGAATCGGAAGATTATGCCACCCCGGCCCCAGCACCAGGAGATAATCCCTGGGAGCGTAAAGATCCCGAGTGGTATAAGGATGCAGTTTTTTATGAGGTCTTGGTGCGAGCCTTTTATGACCCGGAGAATTCCGGTTCCGGCTCTATAAAAGGTCTCACCGAAAAACTTGACTACCTGCAATGGCTAGGAGTGGACTGCATTTGGCTTCCACCCTTTTATGATTCCCCGCTGCGCGATGGTGGCTATGATATTCGCAATTTCCGCGAGATTTTGCCGGAATTTGGTACCGTCGATGATTTTGTTGAGTTAGTTGACCATGCTCACCGCCGAGGGCTGCGGGTTATTACTGACCTGGTGATGAACCACACCAGTGACCAGCACCCCTGGTTCCAAGAATCCCGGCGGGATCCGGATTCTCCTTATGGTGATTTCTATGTTTGGTCTGATGACCCGGAGCTGTATTCCGAAGCCAGGATCATCTTTATCGACACGGAAGAGTCTAACTGGACGTGGGATCCGGTTCGGAAACAATACTTCTGGCATCGTTTCTTCTCTCACCAGCCAGACTTAAACTATGACAATCCGGCAGTCCAAGAGGCCATGCTCGACGTCATGCGCTTTTGGCTGGACTTAGGGCTCGACGGATTCCGCCTGGACGCTGTTCCTTATCTTTATGAACGCGAAGGTACCAATGGCGAAAATCTTCCTGAAACCCACGCTTTCTTAAAGCGAGTGCGCAGTGTTATTGAAGAGGAGTATCCAGGCCGGGTGCTCCTGGCTGAAGCTAATCAGTGGCCGCAAGATGTGGTGGAGTACTTCGGCGAACCGGAAGTTGGAGATGAATGCCACATGGCTTTCCATTTTCCTTTGATGCCCCGGATTTTCATGGCAGCCCGTCAGCATTCTCGCCTACCTATCTCCGATATTTTGGCTAATACTCCGGATATTCCTTCTTCCGCCCAGTGGGGGATTTTCCTGCGCAATCACGATGAGTTGACGTTGGAGATGGTCACTGAGGATGAGCGCTCCTACATGTATGGTCAATATGCCAAAGACCCGAGGATGCGCGCCAATGTAGGGATTCGACGCCGCTTGGCCCCTCTTCTTGGCGGGGATAGAAACCAACTTGAACTGTTCACCGGTTTATTGTTGTCCCTGCCTGGCTCCCCTGTGCTGTACTACGGCGATGAGATTGGGATGGGAGACAATATCTGGCTTCCTGACCGTGACGGAGTACGCACTCCTATGCAATGGTCCTCTGACCGAAACGGTGGCTTCTCTAAGGCTGATCCCGAACGCCTTTATCTGCCAGCTATTCAAAATGACCAGTACGGGTATGGGCGGGTAAACGTCGAAAACCAAATGCAGCTCGGGAACTCTCTTTTACAGTGGACCCGCTCCTTTATCCATGTTCGCAAGCAATACCGAGCCTTCGGGTTAGGAACGTACCGCGAGGTCGAATCCGCTAACGAGGCGGTGTTGAGTTTCTTGAGAGAATACCGGGGAGAAACTCTCCTGTGCGTCAATAATCTTTCTGACCGCCCTCAATCAGTTTCTCTCGACCTCAGCGCCTTCGCCGGTTCCACCCCCAGGGAATTATCTGGCGGTGAGCCTTTCCCCGTCGTCGAATATGACCGAGAGTGGACTGTCACCCTCGCACCCTACGGCTTCTTCTGGTTCATCCTGTCTGAGGAGGAATAAGTTTTCATGTCTACTGAGCAGAATCTTGCCCATACTCTGGCCCAGGCTCGTTTCTATGGGGCAAAGTCAGAACCCATTGATGAGGTTCAAATCCACCAAGAGGAGGTGGCTACTGCTCAGGGGGATCGGCTCTGTATTCTCGCCGTACGTCATGGTCAGCAGGTCGATACCTATCAGGTGCTCTTAGACGCTGATGACCAAGACGTCCTTGGTGATCGAGCTACAGAATTAGGCGAAGCACTTAGCCTGGGGCGCCCAGCCGGATCCGGCACCTGGCATGAACTCCGCCCTTTCCCTACCGGACTAACTGGCCGGCAGCTTTCAGGTGAACAATCCAACACCACATTGATCTTTTCCGATGGCGCTCACGATACCGCCGTCGTGAAGTATTTTCGGAAATTGCAGCCGGGCATCAATCCTGAGGTAGAACTCCTCTCCGGGATAGCCGATACTCCCCATGTTGCTCGTCTTTATGGCTGGGTGAGTAACACCATCGATGAGCAGGACTACATCACTGCTGTTGCCCAGGAGTTTATTGCCGACTCCCAGGATGGCTGGAAACGTGCGCTTGATTTTGGCTCCCGGGGTCAATCCTTCGCCGAGGATGCCCATCTCCTTGGCCAAGCCACCGCATCAGTACATCAGGCCCTTGCATCTGGTTTTGGCTCTTCAACTATCGACGCAGCAGAAGTAGCGCAACGACTAACCGCTAGGTTTGAAGATCTTCGTCGCCGTGTCCCGGCGTTGGAACAGTACCGACTCGGGGTTCTTCAACACTATGAAGATTTGACGGGCAACACCCCCTGCCACCGAGTTCATGGGGATTTGCATCTGGGGCAGGTTTTAAGAACCCCGGATCGTTATGTCCTCATCGATTTTGAAGGTGAACCAGCCCGCCCGATTGCTGAACGACGTCGCCCCGATGCCGCATTAAGAGACGTGGCTGGTTTGGTTCGCTCTATCGACTACGCCACCCATTCCATCTCAGCCCCAGAAGGCTGGGCCGAGGAGGCAACCACGGCCTTATTAGCGGGCTATGGCGTCTCGGCCGATGATCCCTTCCTGGCTGCCTATGTGTTGGATAAGGCACTGTACGAAGTAGCCTATGAGGTTGATAACCGTCCGGATTGGGTGTCTATTCCCCAAGCCGCCGTCCTGCGACTTCTTCATCAGCAGCCTTAGGCTGCCTTAGGCAGCTGAGTTTTTCCTTACACCCACGCTTTTCTTGCTTTGCCGCTGGATGATCGCTATTACAGCTCCAAGGACACCGAGGAGAAGGAGAACCACTCCTGACCATAGGGAAATACTTCCCAAGGCCCAGAAAGCATAAGCGGTGAGGAGAGTGGCGCGAACGGTTTGACCTTCAAAAACTTTTGCTTTTAGTTCGGGTTCGTCCTCACCGATTTCACTGTAGGTTCTGCCTCCAGCCATCTGTTGGAGGTGGACAGCCACATAGTGATCGGCGAATGCTTTGGCTTGGGGGCCGGTGGTGAGTTGTTGGCCTGCCCATGACCCTAAAGCCTCGCGTTGCTCTTGGGTGGGCAGTTGGGATTCTTCTGGCATTGTGATGCGTTGCTCTTGAAGCTGAGAAGACACCTGGTTATGGGCGTATAGTCCACCGCCGCTCAGTCCCAGTCCAAGAATTAAAACTATCGCACTCATCCACCGAATAATGCCAAACATAAAACAAGAACCTCCTTTTTATGACATGTCAACATACTGACTAGTTCGATATTTTAAGAAGGATCTGTCCATAACTCAAGACAACGTGCGCTACGCCTCACTTTTCCTCCCCGACGCCTCTGCTACGGCACCGCTAGCAGACCTATGTCTTAGCTTCCCCCGACCATGTTCTACGATGACATTCCCGCCCCTAAATAAACAGTATTGGCTCGCTGCCGCAGTCGACGGGATGCTGCACCACCAAATTTGAGGAGAGTTCACCCATGCACTCAATTGCGCGTATCCTTCGCAGTGTTTCTGCTCTCTGGCCACTCTATGTCGGAGTTATCCTCAGCTCGTTAATCACCGCAGCGCTCACCCTAGTCTCCCCCTTCTTAGTACGAGAAGCCACCGACCTCATCGTCGCTAGCCTCAACGGCCATACTCCCGCAAATACCGCAGTTCGAAGCATTTTTCTTCTCTCCCTCGGGCTACTTGCCGCAGACTTCGCTCGCACCTCCATGAACAACGTCGGCGGATGGATCGGCGACGTCATGGCCGCACGCATGCGCCAAATACTTTCCACCCGCTATTACGCCACCCTTTTGGCGTTACCACAAAAATACTACGACAACCAGGTAACAGGAACCATAATTGCTCGCCTCAACCGTTCTATCAGCGAAGTAACGCAATTTCTGCGTTCCTTTTCCAATAATTTCTTCCCCATGATCATTAACCTCGTTGCGGTTTTGGTCATTACCGGCTTTTATTACTGGCCACTAACGCTTCTTCTTACTCTTCTGTTCCCGATTTATTTTTGGGTCACAACCCTTACTTCAAAGCGCTGGATTTCCTGGGAACAAGATAAAAACCATCAGGTAGACGTCGCTGGCGGTCGTTTCGCAGAAGTAGTCGGCCAGGTGAAAGTAGTGAAATCTTTCCTCGCTGAAATTCGAGAGCTTTCTCAATTTAGTGAGCGCTTCCAATCCACCGTTGCCACCACTAAGGTCCAATCCCGGTGGTGGCATTCAATGGATATGATTCGTGGCGGCGCCATGAATTTAATTTTCTTCGGAATTTACTTCGTTCTTTTTTATCGCACCATTTATGGTTATTTCTCATTAGGCGATATGATTATGCTTATTCAATTAGTGGGAATGGTTAAACAACCCATTAATATGTTGAGCTGGATCGTAGATGCCGCACAGCGCGCCGTCGCCGGATCTCGGGACTATTTCACCGTCATGGCTGAACCGTTGGAGCCTAGCGCTGACCCTCAACTTGTCGCGGCCACCTCCGCCTCTGAGGCCCCACTTCTAGAAGAGCGAGCCCCGTCTCCTTTGCCTCCTCATGCTCCCGTGGTGAAGTTCACGAATGTCACTTTTAGCTATAGCCGCGATGAGCAACCCGTCATTCAGCACGTAAGTTTTGAGGTTCATCGAGGAGAAAAGATTGCCTTGGTAGGTGAATCCGGCGGAGGTAAGACCACGTTAGTCAATTTGCTTTTGGGGCTTTACCAACCGCAGGAGGGCCAACTGGAGGTATGCGCTCAAGATGTTCGCACAGTGCCTGCTGCTCAGCTCCGTGCCTCGGTGGGCGTGGTGTTCCAGGATGCCAGTTTATTTTCTGGGACTGTCCGAGAAAACATCGCTTATGGTCGTCCTAACGCCACCCAAGAAGAAATTGAGGCAGTCGCAAAGCGAGCTAACGCCCATGAATTCATCACCACCTTCCCAGAGGGCTATGACACCTTAATCGGGGAACGAGGTTTACGTTTGTCAGGTGGTCAGCAACAGCGCATCGCTATTGCCCGCGCCATGCTTAAAGACGCCCCTATTTTGGTACTCGACGAAGCCACCTCAGCGCTGGATAATCGTTCAGAAAGAACAGTTCAAGCAGGCTTAGAGGAGCTGATGGCTAACCGCACCACGGTCATTATTGCCCATCGGCTCTCGACTATTGCCTCGGTTGACCGGATTGTGACTTTGGATCATGGACGGATCGATGAGATCGGGTCCCCGGCGGATTTGGCGCAGTCGGGTGGGATTTATTCGCAACTTTTGAAGTTAACCGCTAGTAATTCTGCCGCCGACCAGCAACGCCTTAAGGCATTCGGATTTTCAACCCACCACACCGACGACGTCCCTTCGGCTAATCGCTAAAATCCGGGGCATGGATTTCCCTTCTCTAGAACAATTACGGCAGCGGCAAACACGCAAGTGGACGGTCTATCCAGAAGATGTGCTGCCGCTGTGGATCGCGGAATCAGATTTCCCCACCTCGCCGAAGGTTCTAGAGTGCATCAAACAACGCGTAGCCGCTGAATCTTTTGGCTATTCGCCTGCTTCCCACGACCTGGAGCATGCCCTTTCTGGTTTCTGTCAGCGCCATTTTGATTGGACACCAGATCCGGAAAATATTGTCCTTACTCCTGACGTGGTCCGGGCGTTAATGTTAGCGATTAACCATTTCACTACCCCTGGTTCGGCAGTGATTGTTCCCACCCCTGCGTATCCTCCTTTCTTAGCCTTGGCTCCGGCCACTGGTCGCAGAATGATCGAAATCTCAGCGGAAGGAGGCATCGATTTAGCTGAGGTCGAACAGGCTTTTATCCAAGGGGCCGGATCAATTCTGCTATGTAATCCACATAACCCGCTGGGATATCAATTCTCGCGGGAATTCCTCCGGGACCTCGCTGATCTGGCTGAGCGCTATGGGGCACGAATTATTTCGGATGAAATCCATGCTCCTTTGGTTTATGAGGAAAAACATATCCCTGCAGCGTCGGTTTCAGAGGTAGCAGCTCGGGTCGTTATTACTGCGCTGGCCACATCGAAGGCTTGGAATATTGCCGGCCTTAAATGCGCCCAAATGATTTTCTCCAACCCAGAGGACAAGAAGATCTGGGATCAATTGCCTCCTCCTCTTACTGATGGGGTATCGACTCTCGGGATCTTCGCTGCTGCGGCGTGCTACCGAGACACTTCTTCACATCTTGACGAGCAACGAGCGTGCTTACGTCATAATCGTGATTGGCTGGTTCGGGAGCTGCCCCAGCGCATCCCCGGCCTGAAAGTATCCAACCCCCAAGCCACCTATTTGATGTGGCTGGATTTCCGGGAAACTTCCTTACCCGAACACGCCAGGGATCATACTGCCGCCTGGCTAATAGACCATGCAAAAGTAGCACTGAATGAAGGGTTAAGTTTCGGCACCCCAGGCCGAGCCCACGCCCGATTAAATTTCGCTACTTCCCCGGAGATTCTTGACGAGGCAGTAGACCGTTTAGCTCACGCTCTTACCCCATAGCATTACGTTCCATAGAGTGAGAGTAATGTGTCAAGCGTTCTCATTTATTAAGAAAGGCTTGACCATGACCTCAGAAAACCGGCATCCTCAAGCCGGTTTCACGATCATCCTTTTTACCTCCTTCACTCTTTTCTCCATGTTCTTTGGTGCGGGGAACCTCATCTTCCCACCAATGTTAGGAGCCGAAGCGGGTAGGAACTTCACCCCCGCAATTCTAGGTTTCCTGGGAACATCGGTCCTGCTACCAGTACTCGCCATCGTGGCGATCGCCCAATCTGGTAGCAGCGTCCGGGATCTCGCTCGAAGAGCAGGACCTATTTTCGGACTCATCTTCCCTATTCTGGCCTATCTATCCATCGGTGCATTCTATGCTCTCCCCCGCACCGGCGCGGTAAGTTTCTCCACCGCCATCCAACCACTCACCGGCTGGGATTCCCTATTTTCTTCAGCGGTCTTTAATTTCATTTTCTTCGCCATCGCCCTATTCCTGGCCTACAACCCCAATAGTTTGGTTGACCACTTGGGTAAAATCCTCACACCGGCTCTGCTGCTATTACTAGTGGTGTTGGTTGCCTGCGCAGTAGGAATGTTCGACGGAACCCCCGGCGAGCCATCACAACGGTTCGCCTCCGCCCCGGCCGCCGTCGGACTTGTTGATGGCTACCTCACCATGGATGCCCTCGCCGCCCTTGCTTTCGGCATTGTCGTTATCTCTTCACTTCGTTACCGGGGGATTAACGAAGGACAAGCCCTAATAAACAGCACCATCAAGGCCGGTGCTATCGCCGGGGCAATCCTAGCAGTCATCTACGTCGGTCTTGGATTCATCGGCCAAGTCATCCCGAACCCCAACCAATACCCCGACGGTGCGGCGTTGCTCTCCGATGCCGCAAAACTAGCTATGAGCACTCCCGGCCAGATTGTTTTTGGGCTCATCGTTCTTCTGGCCTGCATGACCACAGCCGTCGGACTCATTGCCGCCACCTCGGAGTTCTTTGAATCCTTAGTGCCTGGTATCCGCTACCACACCTGGGCAGTCATCTTTTCGGTGATGTCATTCGCTATGGCTACCCTAGGGCTCCAGACGGTGCTCGCCATCGCCGCTCCAGTCATCGGGTTTCTCTATCCCCCGGCAGTCACCCTCATCATAGTTATCCTCATCGAATCCTTATCCCACGGAAGAATCCGTTTCCGCTGGGCCATTTACGCCCCGGTATGGGTAGCTGTGGTGTGGTCAGCCATGACTACCTTTCACAACCTCGGTTGGGGTTCCTTTTGGCACGTCCTCATTGGCTGGTCTCCACTCACCGCGCAATCCCTGGGCTGGCTCCTCCCCGTAGCAGTGGTCTTCCTCATCAGCGCCCTATGCGACTATGCCCGTCGCACGACGCGCCCCAACTCCGTCGCGGTAGCCTCAAACCATGAGCACCCCTCCACTATCACTCCTTGATTTTTGCACCGTGTACCGCCAGGAATCCATTGCTGACTCCCTGGCTCGTTCAGTGCTTTTAGCCCAAACCGCCGAGAGTTTGGGCTTTCGGCGTATTTGGTTCGCCGAACATCACAACATGCCCACTATCGCGTCCTCTCACCCAGCTCTCCTTATTTCTCACATTGCCGCCCGCACACAGAGCATTCGTCTCGGCGCCGGCGGGGTGATGCTCAGTAACCACGCCCCACTCCTCATAGCAGAGCAATTTGGTTTTCTATCCGAGGCCTATCCTGACCGCATTGATCTTGGCGTGGGCCGAGCTCCGGGAACTGATCCAGAAACCATGCGAGCGTTGCGTCGAGCCCCTGATGCGGCAGAGAAATTCCCCGAGGATGTCCAGGAATTACAGCGTTTTCTTTCCGCAGAGGGGAAGAATGATCCCGTCCGCGCCATTCCAGGTACCGGCACCGACGTGCCGATCTTCATTCTCGGATCATCCCTTTTTGGCGCAAGCCTGGCCGCCGCCTTAGGGCTACCCTATGCTTTTGCCTCCCATTTCGCCCCCGACCACCTTGACGCTGCTCTAGCCTATTATCGGAAT
This genomic interval from Corynebacterium poyangense contains the following:
- a CDS encoding carboxylesterase family protein: MKQVTVSCPQGHIQGIEYDEGIRVFHSIPYLDIPGPFYDSQLRLHTQRLSQPVFDCTSAHPEQPALSIVTPAHLRPGSDAPVIAYIHGGAYIHGSHADPESDAVRLAQQGYVCVNLGYRLGAAGFSQFHDDFFSHYRGINDCLLGLEWIQRCIESFGGDPTSVTLMGQSAGGGIVLWLMRRDQFRGGFRQAIALSPSFPRVPGWKRRTSLRSALFCPLTRSHLNDLATRKPRAFTRGQQRYARLHPTDVPFGPFPCDSQEWDPSIPVLLSCTDAEFWDYPFAQRVDPSPWSSPIATMMLRHFGVPASQRQPYFSQLPAEHRVGTVISDAIIRRWVAECAASSPSPTWVMQHRSQPDIGKVATHCADLDWIFHATSPNWIRRTLDYFIHHHELNWPRYEHQGSRTVVEIFGSGTDSAEKMLTHDPLAHIREAFPPTR
- the treS gene encoding maltose alpha-D-glucosyltransferase; the protein is MTQSAYLGDNNQPKPAKAAPRPDVDEEGYLVEHESEDYATPAPAPGDNPWERKDPEWYKDAVFYEVLVRAFYDPENSGSGSIKGLTEKLDYLQWLGVDCIWLPPFYDSPLRDGGYDIRNFREILPEFGTVDDFVELVDHAHRRGLRVITDLVMNHTSDQHPWFQESRRDPDSPYGDFYVWSDDPELYSEARIIFIDTEESNWTWDPVRKQYFWHRFFSHQPDLNYDNPAVQEAMLDVMRFWLDLGLDGFRLDAVPYLYEREGTNGENLPETHAFLKRVRSVIEEEYPGRVLLAEANQWPQDVVEYFGEPEVGDECHMAFHFPLMPRIFMAARQHSRLPISDILANTPDIPSSAQWGIFLRNHDELTLEMVTEDERSYMYGQYAKDPRMRANVGIRRRLAPLLGGDRNQLELFTGLLLSLPGSPVLYYGDEIGMGDNIWLPDRDGVRTPMQWSSDRNGGFSKADPERLYLPAIQNDQYGYGRVNVENQMQLGNSLLQWTRSFIHVRKQYRAFGLGTYREVESANEAVLSFLREYRGETLLCVNNLSDRPQSVSLDLSAFAGSTPRELSGGEPFPVVEYDREWTVTLAPYGFFWFILSEEE
- a CDS encoding LLM class flavin-dependent oxidoreductase → MSTPPLSLLDFCTVYRQESIADSLARSVLLAQTAESLGFRRIWFAEHHNMPTIASSHPALLISHIAARTQSIRLGAGGVMLSNHAPLLIAEQFGFLSEAYPDRIDLGVGRAPGTDPETMRALRRAPDAAEKFPEDVQELQRFLSAEGKNDPVRAIPGTGTDVPIFILGSSLFGASLAAALGLPYAFASHFAPDHLDAALAYYRNNYQPSSRYPEPYAIAALNVIGSDSAEAAEAEFQRVVEQRVRRQMNRSGAQQLSDKELTLVVNSPAGYQARRMLRYTVMGTPTDIAQGLQDFQHRTGAAELMISLQASSPEQMMKSLTVLGEAM
- a CDS encoding M3 family metallopeptidase gives rise to the protein MTANVENNPLLKPSGMDYQFPDFRCICTDHFRSAFAEAFRRHREEIADILAQPEPTWENTVEALERSGRDLHRVSAVFFNLQGTDSDENTDAIAEDISPKLAAHVDEIYQNSQLYQRVKQCQAPKDEESQRLYDFYLRQFRRAGADLDENAQERLRRINQRLSTLSENFGRNVLADTQKFAVQVTEEEKLAGFSAADKEAARDYAQKSGKDGWVIPLELPTVQSSLAQLDDADMRQIVHQAAARRGAEQNPALAVEMVQLRAERARLLGYSSHAEYVIEEETATVDKVRDLLYDLAPTAAANAAAEDKLIAEAAGVEKISAADRPYFSNVVKQRDYQLDTAELREYFPLQQVLYDGVFRAAHRLYGIELKPRPDLPGYAEGVEVWEVLDADGTGIGLFLGDYFARPSKRGGAWMSSFVEQSELLGTKPVIVNVMGLNQTEDNNPLLSVDEVTTLFHEFGHALHGLLSKVRYPSFSGTSVPRDYVEFPSQINENWAFDPSILPHYAKHYRTGDVIPEHLVQAVKNAQEWGQGFATSEYLGAALLDFAWHSLSPEQAAAIDPTAEGVAEFEANVLAQAGLSEVLPRYRSPYFTHIFAGGYSAGYYSYLWAEVLDADGFDWFKEVSAAGADAQDDAARKAGEKFRDLVLSRGATRDFSESFIQLRGRERDLNPLLRRRGLVGTSTRSES
- a CDS encoding ABC transporter ATP-binding protein — protein: MHSIARILRSVSALWPLYVGVILSSLITAALTLVSPFLVREATDLIVASLNGHTPANTAVRSIFLLSLGLLAADFARTSMNNVGGWIGDVMAARMRQILSTRYYATLLALPQKYYDNQVTGTIIARLNRSISEVTQFLRSFSNNFFPMIINLVAVLVITGFYYWPLTLLLTLLFPIYFWVTTLTSKRWISWEQDKNHQVDVAGGRFAEVVGQVKVVKSFLAEIRELSQFSERFQSTVATTKVQSRWWHSMDMIRGGAMNLIFFGIYFVLFYRTIYGYFSLGDMIMLIQLVGMVKQPINMLSWIVDAAQRAVAGSRDYFTVMAEPLEPSADPQLVAATSASEAPLLEERAPSPLPPHAPVVKFTNVTFSYSRDEQPVIQHVSFEVHRGEKIALVGESGGGKTTLVNLLLGLYQPQEGQLEVCAQDVRTVPAAQLRASVGVVFQDASLFSGTVRENIAYGRPNATQEEIEAVAKRANAHEFITTFPEGYDTLIGERGLRLSGGQQQRIAIARAMLKDAPILVLDEATSALDNRSERTVQAGLEELMANRTTVIIAHRLSTIASVDRIVTLDHGRIDEIGSPADLAQSGGIYSQLLKLTASNSAADQQRLKAFGFSTHHTDDVPSANR
- a CDS encoding MalY/PatB family protein; the encoded protein is MDFPSLEQLRQRQTRKWTVYPEDVLPLWIAESDFPTSPKVLECIKQRVAAESFGYSPASHDLEHALSGFCQRHFDWTPDPENIVLTPDVVRALMLAINHFTTPGSAVIVPTPAYPPFLALAPATGRRMIEISAEGGIDLAEVEQAFIQGAGSILLCNPHNPLGYQFSREFLRDLADLAERYGARIISDEIHAPLVYEEKHIPAASVSEVAARVVITALATSKAWNIAGLKCAQMIFSNPEDKKIWDQLPPPLTDGVSTLGIFAAAACYRDTSSHLDEQRACLRHNRDWLVRELPQRIPGLKVSNPQATYLMWLDFRETSLPEHARDHTAAWLIDHAKVALNEGLSFGTPGRAHARLNFATSPEILDEAVDRLAHALTP
- the brnQ gene encoding branched-chain amino acid transport system II carrier protein, whose amino-acid sequence is MTSENRHPQAGFTIILFTSFTLFSMFFGAGNLIFPPMLGAEAGRNFTPAILGFLGTSVLLPVLAIVAIAQSGSSVRDLARRAGPIFGLIFPILAYLSIGAFYALPRTGAVSFSTAIQPLTGWDSLFSSAVFNFIFFAIALFLAYNPNSLVDHLGKILTPALLLLLVVLVACAVGMFDGTPGEPSQRFASAPAAVGLVDGYLTMDALAALAFGIVVISSLRYRGINEGQALINSTIKAGAIAGAILAVIYVGLGFIGQVIPNPNQYPDGAALLSDAAKLAMSTPGQIVFGLIVLLACMTTAVGLIAATSEFFESLVPGIRYHTWAVIFSVMSFAMATLGLQTVLAIAAPVIGFLYPPAVTLIIVILIESLSHGRIRFRWAIYAPVWVAVVWSAMTTFHNLGWGSFWHVLIGWSPLTAQSLGWLLPVAVVFLISALCDYARRTTRPNSVAVASNHEHPSTITP